In Thiohalorhabdus sp. Cl-TMA, a single genomic region encodes these proteins:
- a CDS encoding LysR family transcriptional regulator, with translation MNQPPVNLRRHVSLRQLEVFEAIARLGSFKRAAQTLHVTQPTVSMQIKKLSEAVGMPLFEQVGKRIYLTDAGRTLYESCQEMFGTLERFEMAVANMKGLTQGRLRLAVVTTAKYFAPRLLGIFCERSPGVEASLEVTNRERVLERLQTNQDDLYIFGQPPAEVDVESVSFLRNPLVVLAPPGHPLAGRGRVPLAELGEYPFLAREAGSGTRLAVERLCDTHGVSLKIRMELGSNEAIKQSVAAGMGISVLSQHTLGSGGGEVALPDVEGFPIERHWYLVYPTGKQLSIAARTFMEYLLEEGSQVAEAGMAGSQRSEPLNRGAAAAGSGGR, from the coding sequence ATGAACCAGCCGCCCGTCAACCTTCGCCGCCACGTGAGCCTGCGGCAGCTGGAGGTCTTCGAGGCCATCGCTCGGCTGGGCAGCTTCAAGCGGGCCGCGCAGACCCTGCATGTGACCCAGCCCACGGTTTCCATGCAGATCAAGAAGCTCAGCGAGGCCGTGGGCATGCCGCTCTTCGAGCAGGTGGGCAAGCGTATCTATCTCACGGACGCCGGGCGCACTCTGTACGAGAGCTGCCAGGAGATGTTCGGGACCCTGGAGCGCTTCGAGATGGCGGTGGCCAACATGAAGGGGCTCACCCAGGGGCGACTGCGCCTGGCGGTGGTGACCACCGCCAAGTACTTCGCGCCGCGCCTGTTGGGCATCTTCTGCGAGCGTTCCCCGGGTGTGGAGGCCTCGCTGGAGGTGACCAACCGGGAGCGCGTGTTGGAACGCCTTCAGACCAACCAGGACGACCTCTACATCTTCGGCCAGCCGCCGGCGGAGGTGGACGTGGAATCCGTTTCCTTCCTGCGCAACCCCCTGGTGGTGCTGGCACCGCCAGGCCATCCCCTGGCGGGCCGGGGCCGCGTGCCCCTGGCCGAGCTCGGGGAGTACCCGTTCCTGGCCCGGGAAGCGGGGTCCGGGACGCGGCTCGCAGTGGAGCGCCTGTGCGACACGCACGGGGTATCGCTCAAGATCCGCATGGAGCTCGGCAGCAACGAGGCGATCAAGCAGAGCGTTGCCGCCGGCATGGGAATCTCGGTGTTGTCGCAGCACACCCTGGGTAGCGGCGGGGGGGAAGTGGCGCTCCCCGATGTGGAAGGGTTCCCCATCGAGCGCCACTGGTACCTGGTCTATCCGACCGGCAAACAGCTCTCCATCGCCGCCCGGACCTTCATGGAGTACCTGCTCGAGGAGGGCTCGCAGGTGGCGGAGGCGGGGATGGCAGGGTCCCAGCGCTCCGAGCCTCTGAACAGGGGCGCGGCTGCTGCGGGTTCGGGGGGCCGGTAA